A window of the Dunckerocampus dactyliophorus isolate RoL2022-P2 chromosome 19, RoL_Ddac_1.1, whole genome shotgun sequence genome harbors these coding sequences:
- the tdrd15 gene encoding tudor domain-containing protein 15 isoform X2 produces the protein MWNVNIPNWAAMQSVLNSELHNSCDRGVLEYLSNLIGRNITGYIQALLPHRVLLLEVPDVNNELVKHGFGKHVDRDTFLLLVELLIGVPLKQNIDKFSRQEQCYKSSVLQIYKDIFSFCGPRMACGSRAEVRVAAAVYPGLFYCQVASKETYLRDVSKRLAAVCEYGNKGHYQKNQENLGLLCSVKRKNGNWYRGFVQLPLVSSQARVLFIDYGFSESVQLEDVHKLPPDLYSTPIMAFPCSLSALRATDEEVKGKQLGFLKAGLLGKVFEVKIDGFDEEHHLYFITVVGSAENVTETGPRQQLPQIKAESGITAEEAVPQGFPLFYKTVIGRELVKTLEAEELQLDSVFEGYLELALNPNNFWIRTQKRNDEFQEMMKKILEHFSHVALDEDILLNPEPGTLCCALYEVDMHFYRAVVTDKLQQGAEVLFIDFGNMEKVPYTLIKKIPETFAGISAFALCCTLVNVIPLEDVWTCSNSDFFREAISNKALLVRLVHITQHRCVVDLFEMGGENSRSISELLVSAKQADYWNNIPIEPVVKIHKQTEPLEQGLAREVTDSTKHNFQESFVYSSFDLTSNNEVHVYVTHVSSEWDIYCQLERNMEVLNDLEVKISEESEKVKHASMEDVAKKVCLAKYFDGKWYRVLVHPSLSPLHLSVFFVDYGNTCISEKSHVVSIPGDCEHLLSTPMQALRFNLIGLSKKEFFIEVKKWLEGAILNKQLRAVIVSTCEDGSFDVELFDGDLNINDKVKELIDNLLSKPKSVLTFSKSHVNKDHKERGDTLVKCKNFPKRKDSYCPVFNKQKSFHVKMRRKDYLDVTAKKHTKTKQQTEQRDNTAKTTGTGSTYPVKPRKDSEAPRLQKQTLRQDDKTEEPRADVTPQLSCLPKRNDKAGSSMMCFAAHVNSVKDFFLQLLDDEAAILKLVEEMNSNVISLRAARSVRINDLVLARYDEDAAVYRAVVTACEGSSCFKVDFLDYGNSVVVEKEKIFMFPEEFLSQPRFSIQCSLRDSSLYDSDASFTDAVMEIPLRVHFVRKHENHWEVDMEVLNRAATPEPAFAIDFEPWKEVDASTATSSDHEDKANSCNVTEKQPRAPEPKHLIPFPAQALTAKHKVKSQKSFTKITRKSKKTPACAITKKSSPLIIQAKDVEDVVVLSVLTHGHFYVRLHKTDSLFATMESCIAENIHRCEVAAQVDIKPGFKCLVQVQKNAPWKRAVVQQVSKVDYQLFLVDEGMTSQVNSSSPLRRQFKDVTTFPNLAVLCKTFSLERGDNFKTMIGQDVQLVFVSYAEADHLWVVQQIIPLPDDTHKSLQELYPDPSSLQTLAFAPVSLDKEYSGFATAVTTPSDFCVVLKDSLPLMSQVVIMLEDLSEELPLLPKCSLTPGASCLLQFDLNNNKWCRAEIVQVDTSVVLNLVDYGLSVHVPYEDCVSLRRLPEALMNLQKRVYPCCLWGVTPAGGDCQWSQEGSVYFQECLDENFHVVFREGVSNWAVDILVDGVHVAKRLVDAGHAKYTDAALGPRFQGQICSPAHSPNVLEEDSQEVSNQDSAEGCDEAKDTPPSEELASRQCVLM, from the exons TTCCTGTGATCGCGGTGTGTTGGAGTACCTCTCAAACCTGATTGGGAGGAACATCACAGGTTACATTCAAGCTCTCCTGCCTCACCGGGTCCTCCTGCTGGAAGTCCCTGATGTCAACAACGAGCTTGTTAAGCATGGCTTTGGAAAGCACGTGGACAGAGACACCTTCCTCCTCttggtggagctcctcattggGGTACCACTCAAACAAAACATTGACAAGTTTAGCAGACAGGAACAATGTTACAAGTCATCTGTACTGCAGATCTACAAGGACATATTTTCCTTTTGTGGGCCCAGGATGGCTTGTGGTAGCCGGGCTGAAGTTAGAGTGGCAGCTGCTGTCTACCCCGGACTTTTTTACTGCCAGGTTGCCAGCAAAGAAACATATCTTCGGGACGTGTCAAAGAGGTTGGCTGCAGTGTGTGAGTACGGAAACAAAGGCCACTATCAAAAGAATCAAGAAAACCTGGGTCTTCTCTGCTCggtgaaaagaaaaaatggaaacTGGTACAGAGGCTTTGTGCAGTTACCGCTGGTCAGCTCACAAGCGCGAGTGTTGTTCATTGACTATGGATTCTCTGAGTCTGTTCAACTTGAAGATGTCCACAAGTTGCCGCCTGATTTATACTCCACCCCAATCATGGCCTTCCCATGCTCACTTTCTGCTCTGAGGGCTACGGATGAGGAGGTCAAGGGTAAGCAGTTGGGTTTCCTCAAGGCAGGCTTGTTGGGGAAAGTGTTCGAAGTGAAGATTGATGGTTTTGACGAAGAGCACCATCTATACTTCATCACGGTGGTTGGTTCTGCTGAAAATGTAACAGAAACAGGTCCCAGACAACAGCTCCCCCAAATAAAAGCTGAGTCAGGCATAACTGCAGAAGAGGCAGTCCCTCAGGGTTTCCCCCTTTTCTACAAGACAGTCATAGGCCGTGAGCTGGTTAAAACTCTGGAAGCGGAGGAGCTGCAGCTGGATTCTGTGTTTGAGGGCTACCTGGAGCTGGCCCTAAATCCAAACAACTTCTGGATTCGAACACAGAAACGAAATGATGAGTTTCAGGAAATGATGAAGAAAATATTGGAACACTTCAGTCACGTAGCGCTGGATGAGGACATTCTGTTGAACCCTGAACCAGGCACGCTGTGCTGTGCATTGTATGAGGTCGACATGCATTTCTACCGCGCTGTAGTCACTGACAAACTTCAACAAGGAGCTGAAGTTCTCTTCATCGACTTCGGCAACATGGAGAAAGTGCCTTACACGTTGATCAAGAAGATTCCAGAGACATTTGCCGGCATATCGGCATTTGCCCTCTGTTGTACTCTTGTTAATGTCATACCTTTGGAAGATGTGTGGACCTGCTCGAACTCTGACTTCTTCAGAGAGGCCATCTCCAACAAAGCCCTGCTAGTCCGCCTTGTCCATATAACACAACACAGATGTGTGGTGGATCTCTTCGAGATGGGAGGTGAGAACAGTCGGAGTATTAGTGAGCTCCTGGTGTCCGCCAAACAAGCTGACTACTGGAACAACATTCCTATAGAGCCTGTGGTGAAAATCCACAAACAAACTGAGCCACTTGAGCAAGGCCTGGCGAGAGAAGTCACCGATTCAACAAAGCACAACTTCCAAGAGTCCTTTGTCTACTCATCATTTGATTTAACCTCCAACAACGAGGTACATGTCTATGTTACTCATGTTAGCAGTGAGTGGGACATCTACTGTCAGCTTGAACGCAACATGGAAGTCCTCAATGACCTTGAGGTGAAGATCTCAGAGGAAAGCGAGAAAGTGAAGCATGCCAGTATGGAAGATGTTGCAAAGAAAGTGTGCTTGGCAAAGTACTTTGATGGAAAATGGTACAGAGTTTTGGTCCACCCTTCCCTCTCTCCTCTGCATCTCAGTGTCTTCTTTGTGGATTATGGAAACACGTGTATTTCTGAGAAAAGCCATGTGGTGTCCATTCCCGGAGACTGTGAGCATTTGTTGTCCACACCCATGCAAGCTTTGAGATTCAACCTTATAGGCTTGTCCAAGAAGGAGTTCTTCATAGAAGTGAAGAAATGGCTCGAAGGAGCCATCCTCAACAAGCAGCTGAGAGCCGTCATAGTGAGCACATGTGAAGATGGGTCATTTGATGTGGAGCTCTTTGATGGAGATCTGAACATCAATGACAAGGTGAAGGAGCTCATTGACAACCTTTTATCCAAACCAAAGTCAGTCTTGACATTTAGCAAAAGTCACGTCAACAAAGACCACAAAGAAAGAGGAGACACTTTGGTCAAGTGtaagaattttccaaaaaggaaGGATTCTTATTGTCCCGTGTTTAACAAACAGAAAAGTTTTCATGTCAAGATGCGAAGGAAGGACTATCTTGACGTGACTGCGAAGAAgcacacaaagacaaaacagcaaaCCGAGCAACGTGACAACACTGCAAAGACAACAGGTACTGGAAGCACTTATCCAGTGAAGCCTCGAAAAGACTCTGAAGCCCCTCGATTACAAAAGCAAACTCTGAGGCAGGATGACAAAACAGAAGAGCCTCGAGCAGACGTTACCCCTCAATTGTCATGTTTGCCAAAGAGAAATGACAAAGCAGGTTCTAGCATGATGTGTTTCGCTGCACATGTCAATTCAGTCAAGGACTTCTTCCTGCAGCTGTTAGACGATGAAGCCGCCATCTTGAAATTGGTGGAAGAAATGAACTCCAATGTTATTTCCTTGAGGGCGGCACGTTCTGTGAGGATCAATGACCTTGTTCTGGCTCGCTATGACGAGGACGCAGCTGTGTACCGTGCAGTGGTGACGGCTTGTGAGGGCAGCTCCTGTTTCAAAGTGGACTTCCTGGACTATGGGAACTCTGTAGTTGTTGAGAAGGAAAAGATCTTCATGTTTCCTGAGGAGTTTCTGTCTCAgccacgattcagcattcagtGTTCCCTGAGGGACTCCAGCCTTTATGACAGCGATGCTTCTTTCACTGATGCTGTCATGGAGATACCGCTCAGGGTTCATTTTGTCCGAAAACATGAAAATCACTGGGAAGTCGACATGGAGGTTCTCAACCGAGCAGCAACACCTGAACCAGCATTTGCAATTGACTTTGAACCCTGGAAGGAAGTGGATGCTTCTACTGCAACTTCATCTGACCATGAAGACAAAGCAAACTCCTGTAACGTCACAGAGAAGCAGCCAAGAGCACCAGAGCCCAAACATCTGATCCCGTTTCCGGCTCAAGCCTTGACAGCCAAACATAAGGTAAAGTCACAGAAGTCCTTCACTAAAATCACAAGGAAATCCAAGAAAACGCCAGCATGCGCCATCACAAAGAAGAGCAGCCCACTCATCATTCAAGCCAAAGATGTTGAAGATGTGGTGGTTCTGTCAGTCTTGACACATGGTCATTTCTACGTCAGGCTCCATAAGACCGACAGCCTGTTTGCTACAATGGAAAGCTGCATAGCTGAGAACATACACCGGTGTGAGGTGGCGGCCCAGGTGGACATCAAACCAGGCTTCAAGTGCTTAGTTCAGGTCCAGAAGAACGCGCCGTGGAAGAGGGCTGTAGTTCAACAAGTCAGCAAAGTAGATTATCAACTCTTCCTGGTGGACGAAGGAATGACATCACAAGTTAACTCAAGCAGCCCCTTGAGAAGGCAGTTCAAGGACGTGACCACTTTCCCAAACCTGGCTGTGTTGTGTAAGACCTTCAGCCTCGAAAGGGGTGACAATTTTAAGACCATGATTGGTCAAGACGTCCAGCTGGTCTTTGTGAGCTATGCAGAGGCTGACCACCTCTGGGTGGTTCAGCAAATCATCCCGCTTCCTGATGACACACATAAGTCCTTGCAGGAACTCTACCCAGACCCGAGTTCACTTCAGACTCTTGCCTTTGCTCCGGTCTCTCTGGACAAAGAATACTCTGGCTTTGCCACCGCAGTGACGACTCCTTCAGACTTTTGTGTTGTCCTCAAGGACTCGCTGCCACTGATGAGCCAAGTGGTCATCATGTTGGAAGACCTCTCAGAGGAGCTGCCCCTtcttcccaaatgttctctaacGCCTGGTGCCAGCTGCTTGCTTCAGTTTGACCTCAACAACAACAAGTGGTGCCGCGCAGAAATTGTCCAAGTGGACACCTCTGTAGTCCTGAACCTAGTCGACTATGGCCTCAGTGTACATGTGCCCTACGAAGACTGCGTTAGCTTGAGGAGGCTTCCAGAAGCTCTAATGAACCTCCAAAAGAGGGTGTACCCCTGCTGCTTGTGGGGGGTGACGCCAGCTGGAGGGGACTGCCAGTGGAGCCAGGAGGGATCAGTCTACTTCCAGGAGTGTTTGGATGAGAACTTTCACGTTGTCTTTCGAGAAGGAGTGTCAAACTGGGCGGTGGATATTCTGGTGGATGGCGTCCATGTTGCCAAAAGGCTGGTTGATGCTGGACACGCCAAGTACACAGACGCCGCACTGGGCCCCAG GTTCCAGGGGCAGATTTGTAGCCCAGCCCACAGCCCCAACGTGCTGGAGGAAGACAGCCAAGAAGTTTCTAATCAGGACTCAGCAGAAGGTTGTGATGAGGCCAAGGATACGCCCCCGAGCGAGGAGCTGGCAAGCAGGCAAT GTGTTCTCATGTGA
- the tdrd15 gene encoding tudor domain-containing protein 15 isoform X1, which translates to MWNVNIPNWAAMQSVLNSELHKCQDSSLCRVDLKLSHLDWNPEATLIYFQGQYLTICELDYHILQQEIENTPKTNAAVDIGKFCLVEDPNSVHWYRGRVQGCKDGVFDVFLIDHGNVMSVDVTHMSSCSDDFLTLPPKIVCGFLANVLVLHSSCDRGVLEYLSNLIGRNITGYIQALLPHRVLLLEVPDVNNELVKHGFGKHVDRDTFLLLVELLIGVPLKQNIDKFSRQEQCYKSSVLQIYKDIFSFCGPRMACGSRAEVRVAAAVYPGLFYCQVASKETYLRDVSKRLAAVCEYGNKGHYQKNQENLGLLCSVKRKNGNWYRGFVQLPLVSSQARVLFIDYGFSESVQLEDVHKLPPDLYSTPIMAFPCSLSALRATDEEVKGKQLGFLKAGLLGKVFEVKIDGFDEEHHLYFITVVGSAENVTETGPRQQLPQIKAESGITAEEAVPQGFPLFYKTVIGRELVKTLEAEELQLDSVFEGYLELALNPNNFWIRTQKRNDEFQEMMKKILEHFSHVALDEDILLNPEPGTLCCALYEVDMHFYRAVVTDKLQQGAEVLFIDFGNMEKVPYTLIKKIPETFAGISAFALCCTLVNVIPLEDVWTCSNSDFFREAISNKALLVRLVHITQHRCVVDLFEMGGENSRSISELLVSAKQADYWNNIPIEPVVKIHKQTEPLEQGLAREVTDSTKHNFQESFVYSSFDLTSNNEVHVYVTHVSSEWDIYCQLERNMEVLNDLEVKISEESEKVKHASMEDVAKKVCLAKYFDGKWYRVLVHPSLSPLHLSVFFVDYGNTCISEKSHVVSIPGDCEHLLSTPMQALRFNLIGLSKKEFFIEVKKWLEGAILNKQLRAVIVSTCEDGSFDVELFDGDLNINDKVKELIDNLLSKPKSVLTFSKSHVNKDHKERGDTLVKCKNFPKRKDSYCPVFNKQKSFHVKMRRKDYLDVTAKKHTKTKQQTEQRDNTAKTTGTGSTYPVKPRKDSEAPRLQKQTLRQDDKTEEPRADVTPQLSCLPKRNDKAGSSMMCFAAHVNSVKDFFLQLLDDEAAILKLVEEMNSNVISLRAARSVRINDLVLARYDEDAAVYRAVVTACEGSSCFKVDFLDYGNSVVVEKEKIFMFPEEFLSQPRFSIQCSLRDSSLYDSDASFTDAVMEIPLRVHFVRKHENHWEVDMEVLNRAATPEPAFAIDFEPWKEVDASTATSSDHEDKANSCNVTEKQPRAPEPKHLIPFPAQALTAKHKVKSQKSFTKITRKSKKTPACAITKKSSPLIIQAKDVEDVVVLSVLTHGHFYVRLHKTDSLFATMESCIAENIHRCEVAAQVDIKPGFKCLVQVQKNAPWKRAVVQQVSKVDYQLFLVDEGMTSQVNSSSPLRRQFKDVTTFPNLAVLCKTFSLERGDNFKTMIGQDVQLVFVSYAEADHLWVVQQIIPLPDDTHKSLQELYPDPSSLQTLAFAPVSLDKEYSGFATAVTTPSDFCVVLKDSLPLMSQVVIMLEDLSEELPLLPKCSLTPGASCLLQFDLNNNKWCRAEIVQVDTSVVLNLVDYGLSVHVPYEDCVSLRRLPEALMNLQKRVYPCCLWGVTPAGGDCQWSQEGSVYFQECLDENFHVVFREGVSNWAVDILVDGVHVAKRLVDAGHAKYTDAALGPRFQGQICSPAHSPNVLEEDSQEVSNQDSAEGCDEAKDTPPSEELASRQCVLM; encoded by the exons GTGTCAGGATTCAAGTCTATGTAGAGTAGATCTTAAGTTGTCTCACTTGGACTGGAACCCTGAAGCCACCCTGATCTACTTCCAAGGCCAGTACCTGACCATCTGTGAGCTTGACTATCACATCTTGCAGCAGGAGATCGAGAACACACCAAAGACCAATGCTGCGGTGGATATTGGAAAGTTTTGCCTGGTAGAAGACCCCAACTCAGTCCACTGGTACAGAGGAAGGGTTCAGGGCTGTAAGGATGGCGTGTTTGACGTGTTTCTCATCGATCACGGCAATGTCATGAGTGTGGATGTGACTCACATGTCTTCCTGCTCAGATGATTTCCTCACGCTGCCTCCAAAAATAGTTTGTGGCTTTCTAGCAAACGTGTTGGTGCTCCACAGTTCCTGTGATCGCGGTGTGTTGGAGTACCTCTCAAACCTGATTGGGAGGAACATCACAGGTTACATTCAAGCTCTCCTGCCTCACCGGGTCCTCCTGCTGGAAGTCCCTGATGTCAACAACGAGCTTGTTAAGCATGGCTTTGGAAAGCACGTGGACAGAGACACCTTCCTCCTCttggtggagctcctcattggGGTACCACTCAAACAAAACATTGACAAGTTTAGCAGACAGGAACAATGTTACAAGTCATCTGTACTGCAGATCTACAAGGACATATTTTCCTTTTGTGGGCCCAGGATGGCTTGTGGTAGCCGGGCTGAAGTTAGAGTGGCAGCTGCTGTCTACCCCGGACTTTTTTACTGCCAGGTTGCCAGCAAAGAAACATATCTTCGGGACGTGTCAAAGAGGTTGGCTGCAGTGTGTGAGTACGGAAACAAAGGCCACTATCAAAAGAATCAAGAAAACCTGGGTCTTCTCTGCTCggtgaaaagaaaaaatggaaacTGGTACAGAGGCTTTGTGCAGTTACCGCTGGTCAGCTCACAAGCGCGAGTGTTGTTCATTGACTATGGATTCTCTGAGTCTGTTCAACTTGAAGATGTCCACAAGTTGCCGCCTGATTTATACTCCACCCCAATCATGGCCTTCCCATGCTCACTTTCTGCTCTGAGGGCTACGGATGAGGAGGTCAAGGGTAAGCAGTTGGGTTTCCTCAAGGCAGGCTTGTTGGGGAAAGTGTTCGAAGTGAAGATTGATGGTTTTGACGAAGAGCACCATCTATACTTCATCACGGTGGTTGGTTCTGCTGAAAATGTAACAGAAACAGGTCCCAGACAACAGCTCCCCCAAATAAAAGCTGAGTCAGGCATAACTGCAGAAGAGGCAGTCCCTCAGGGTTTCCCCCTTTTCTACAAGACAGTCATAGGCCGTGAGCTGGTTAAAACTCTGGAAGCGGAGGAGCTGCAGCTGGATTCTGTGTTTGAGGGCTACCTGGAGCTGGCCCTAAATCCAAACAACTTCTGGATTCGAACACAGAAACGAAATGATGAGTTTCAGGAAATGATGAAGAAAATATTGGAACACTTCAGTCACGTAGCGCTGGATGAGGACATTCTGTTGAACCCTGAACCAGGCACGCTGTGCTGTGCATTGTATGAGGTCGACATGCATTTCTACCGCGCTGTAGTCACTGACAAACTTCAACAAGGAGCTGAAGTTCTCTTCATCGACTTCGGCAACATGGAGAAAGTGCCTTACACGTTGATCAAGAAGATTCCAGAGACATTTGCCGGCATATCGGCATTTGCCCTCTGTTGTACTCTTGTTAATGTCATACCTTTGGAAGATGTGTGGACCTGCTCGAACTCTGACTTCTTCAGAGAGGCCATCTCCAACAAAGCCCTGCTAGTCCGCCTTGTCCATATAACACAACACAGATGTGTGGTGGATCTCTTCGAGATGGGAGGTGAGAACAGTCGGAGTATTAGTGAGCTCCTGGTGTCCGCCAAACAAGCTGACTACTGGAACAACATTCCTATAGAGCCTGTGGTGAAAATCCACAAACAAACTGAGCCACTTGAGCAAGGCCTGGCGAGAGAAGTCACCGATTCAACAAAGCACAACTTCCAAGAGTCCTTTGTCTACTCATCATTTGATTTAACCTCCAACAACGAGGTACATGTCTATGTTACTCATGTTAGCAGTGAGTGGGACATCTACTGTCAGCTTGAACGCAACATGGAAGTCCTCAATGACCTTGAGGTGAAGATCTCAGAGGAAAGCGAGAAAGTGAAGCATGCCAGTATGGAAGATGTTGCAAAGAAAGTGTGCTTGGCAAAGTACTTTGATGGAAAATGGTACAGAGTTTTGGTCCACCCTTCCCTCTCTCCTCTGCATCTCAGTGTCTTCTTTGTGGATTATGGAAACACGTGTATTTCTGAGAAAAGCCATGTGGTGTCCATTCCCGGAGACTGTGAGCATTTGTTGTCCACACCCATGCAAGCTTTGAGATTCAACCTTATAGGCTTGTCCAAGAAGGAGTTCTTCATAGAAGTGAAGAAATGGCTCGAAGGAGCCATCCTCAACAAGCAGCTGAGAGCCGTCATAGTGAGCACATGTGAAGATGGGTCATTTGATGTGGAGCTCTTTGATGGAGATCTGAACATCAATGACAAGGTGAAGGAGCTCATTGACAACCTTTTATCCAAACCAAAGTCAGTCTTGACATTTAGCAAAAGTCACGTCAACAAAGACCACAAAGAAAGAGGAGACACTTTGGTCAAGTGtaagaattttccaaaaaggaaGGATTCTTATTGTCCCGTGTTTAACAAACAGAAAAGTTTTCATGTCAAGATGCGAAGGAAGGACTATCTTGACGTGACTGCGAAGAAgcacacaaagacaaaacagcaaaCCGAGCAACGTGACAACACTGCAAAGACAACAGGTACTGGAAGCACTTATCCAGTGAAGCCTCGAAAAGACTCTGAAGCCCCTCGATTACAAAAGCAAACTCTGAGGCAGGATGACAAAACAGAAGAGCCTCGAGCAGACGTTACCCCTCAATTGTCATGTTTGCCAAAGAGAAATGACAAAGCAGGTTCTAGCATGATGTGTTTCGCTGCACATGTCAATTCAGTCAAGGACTTCTTCCTGCAGCTGTTAGACGATGAAGCCGCCATCTTGAAATTGGTGGAAGAAATGAACTCCAATGTTATTTCCTTGAGGGCGGCACGTTCTGTGAGGATCAATGACCTTGTTCTGGCTCGCTATGACGAGGACGCAGCTGTGTACCGTGCAGTGGTGACGGCTTGTGAGGGCAGCTCCTGTTTCAAAGTGGACTTCCTGGACTATGGGAACTCTGTAGTTGTTGAGAAGGAAAAGATCTTCATGTTTCCTGAGGAGTTTCTGTCTCAgccacgattcagcattcagtGTTCCCTGAGGGACTCCAGCCTTTATGACAGCGATGCTTCTTTCACTGATGCTGTCATGGAGATACCGCTCAGGGTTCATTTTGTCCGAAAACATGAAAATCACTGGGAAGTCGACATGGAGGTTCTCAACCGAGCAGCAACACCTGAACCAGCATTTGCAATTGACTTTGAACCCTGGAAGGAAGTGGATGCTTCTACTGCAACTTCATCTGACCATGAAGACAAAGCAAACTCCTGTAACGTCACAGAGAAGCAGCCAAGAGCACCAGAGCCCAAACATCTGATCCCGTTTCCGGCTCAAGCCTTGACAGCCAAACATAAGGTAAAGTCACAGAAGTCCTTCACTAAAATCACAAGGAAATCCAAGAAAACGCCAGCATGCGCCATCACAAAGAAGAGCAGCCCACTCATCATTCAAGCCAAAGATGTTGAAGATGTGGTGGTTCTGTCAGTCTTGACACATGGTCATTTCTACGTCAGGCTCCATAAGACCGACAGCCTGTTTGCTACAATGGAAAGCTGCATAGCTGAGAACATACACCGGTGTGAGGTGGCGGCCCAGGTGGACATCAAACCAGGCTTCAAGTGCTTAGTTCAGGTCCAGAAGAACGCGCCGTGGAAGAGGGCTGTAGTTCAACAAGTCAGCAAAGTAGATTATCAACTCTTCCTGGTGGACGAAGGAATGACATCACAAGTTAACTCAAGCAGCCCCTTGAGAAGGCAGTTCAAGGACGTGACCACTTTCCCAAACCTGGCTGTGTTGTGTAAGACCTTCAGCCTCGAAAGGGGTGACAATTTTAAGACCATGATTGGTCAAGACGTCCAGCTGGTCTTTGTGAGCTATGCAGAGGCTGACCACCTCTGGGTGGTTCAGCAAATCATCCCGCTTCCTGATGACACACATAAGTCCTTGCAGGAACTCTACCCAGACCCGAGTTCACTTCAGACTCTTGCCTTTGCTCCGGTCTCTCTGGACAAAGAATACTCTGGCTTTGCCACCGCAGTGACGACTCCTTCAGACTTTTGTGTTGTCCTCAAGGACTCGCTGCCACTGATGAGCCAAGTGGTCATCATGTTGGAAGACCTCTCAGAGGAGCTGCCCCTtcttcccaaatgttctctaacGCCTGGTGCCAGCTGCTTGCTTCAGTTTGACCTCAACAACAACAAGTGGTGCCGCGCAGAAATTGTCCAAGTGGACACCTCTGTAGTCCTGAACCTAGTCGACTATGGCCTCAGTGTACATGTGCCCTACGAAGACTGCGTTAGCTTGAGGAGGCTTCCAGAAGCTCTAATGAACCTCCAAAAGAGGGTGTACCCCTGCTGCTTGTGGGGGGTGACGCCAGCTGGAGGGGACTGCCAGTGGAGCCAGGAGGGATCAGTCTACTTCCAGGAGTGTTTGGATGAGAACTTTCACGTTGTCTTTCGAGAAGGAGTGTCAAACTGGGCGGTGGATATTCTGGTGGATGGCGTCCATGTTGCCAAAAGGCTGGTTGATGCTGGACACGCCAAGTACACAGACGCCGCACTGGGCCCCAG GTTCCAGGGGCAGATTTGTAGCCCAGCCCACAGCCCCAACGTGCTGGAGGAAGACAGCCAAGAAGTTTCTAATCAGGACTCAGCAGAAGGTTGTGATGAGGCCAAGGATACGCCCCCGAGCGAGGAGCTGGCAAGCAGGCAAT GTGTTCTCATGTGA